The sequence below is a genomic window from Frondihabitans sp. PAMC 28766.
AAGACGTCGCCCACACCCCGCAGAGAACCTCGCCGGAAAGCATGAGGTTCCCCGCCGACCCGCCCCCTTCATGCACGGTAACCGTTCAGCTTCCGGACAAGGGCAGCATGGTCACGTCCCGTGGGGTGGTGAGCCAATTTCGACGAGCTCCCGTGCCGCTCTCGAGCCGAAAGTTACCGCGTCGTCCCGACCGGGGGCACACTGGCGACCATGAGTGTTTTCCCATCGGGTGACCAGTTCGAGATACGACACGGTGAGCAGAGGGCCACAATCGTCCAAGTCGGCGGCGGAATCCGGTCCTACACGCACTCCGGTAGAGATGTGCTGCAGCCGTACGCTGCGGCTGTGATGCGCGACGGCGCCCATGGGACACCACTGATCCCCTGGCCGAACCGGCTCGCCGATGGGCGGTACACGTTCAACGGAACCGACTACCAAGTTGCTCTCACCGAGCCCACCACACACACCGCAATTCACGGCTTCCTGTCCTGGCGCCCCTGGATCGCCATCGAGCATGAGGAACATCGTGTGGTGATGGCGGTCCGGCTATTCCCCCTCGAGGGGTACCCCTTCGTACTCGACGTCCGCATCGAGTACACCCTCGGACCCGACGGACTGACCGTCACCACCACAGCGCGCAATTCCGGTCAGAACACCCTCCCCTATGGCTGTGGGCAACACCCCTATCTCTCCCCCGGCGCCGCCGGCCAGGTTGACGACTGCATCCTGCAGCTCGAGGCGACCACCCGCATCACAACGGACCCCGAACGGGAGTTGCCCACCGGCACCGAACCAGTCGCGGGGACAGCCTTCGATTTTCGGGCACCCAAAAAGATTGGCGACGTGAAGATCGACTTCGCATTCACCGGCTTAGCCCGCGACAGTGACGCTCGCGCATGGGTGCACCTGACCGGTCAAGACCAACAAACCGCGTCGTTGTGGGTCGACCACACCTACTCCTTCATCGAGCTGTACACGGCGGACACCCTCGAAGAACCCCGACGCCGGAAAGGTCTCGGATCCGAACCCATGACCTGCCCACCAAACGCCTACGCAACCGGCGAAAATCTGATCCGGCTTCCATCAGGAGAGTCGATCACAACAACATGGGGAGCACGACTCTCGGATACCTCCACGCTCGGAACAAAATCCTCTCTCTGACTAGCCTCCAGCCACCGCCACCGGCACGGCCTCGATTCCGATCCCGATCTTCCGGTGAGGGTTCTTTTGCGGTGTCCTTCCTATTTATCTGATGAAGGCGTCCCTCCGGGTGTTCTCCGAGATTGACGCGTCCGCCAACTCCGCCGCCGCCAACTCCGGGCCGGACCGCTACGCCGGGATCGCGTTTCCCCGGTTGACCCGTCTCGCAGCCACCGCACCCGAGGCACCGCCAGGCCCCTCGGTCGTCGGCTGCGTCGCGCTGCTCATGCCCTGTTTCCTGCCTTTTAAGAGCTTGGACTCATTTTTAGGCCCGTTCCCCCTCGAGAACACTCGACCGCCGGGGGACCGATGCCAAAATACCGGCGAAAATAGATTCGATCAGCAGATGGCGGGTTTGTCTCGTTGATTGTGCCGGATGTGAGATCCGCAAGGCCAGCGAGGAGGGTGATGGATGTCCGGTCGTCTGCCGTTCGCTTCGCTGCTCGTGCTTGCTGCCGGAACCTTTGTTGCTTTGTCAACTGAGCTTCTACCGGTGAGCCTGCTGCCTCGGATCGGCCACAGTTTTGGCGTGAGTGAGGGAACTGCCGGGACCCTCGTGTCGGTGTATGCCATCGTGGTGACGATTGGCTCCATCCCGCTGGGCGTCGCCTTGGCCTCGCTATCTCGTCGGTGGACGTTAGCCATCCTTGCGGCAGGGTTCGCAATCGCGAATGTGGGATTTGCGTTCTCGACCAATTTCGTCGAGGCAGTCGTGTTTCGAGCGGTTGGCGGCGGGGTGCATGCCGCCTTTTTCGGCATCATTTTCGTCACTGCTGCAGAGCTGTCCGGGCCAGCACGCAGGGGTGTCGCGTTGGCGATCATCGGGTTAGGGGTCACGTGCGGCCTCGCGTTCGGGGTTCCGCTGGGCACAGCTCTTGGCGCAGTATTTGGCTGGCGCGATATCTTCCTCGTCGCAAGTGGCCTCCTGCTCATTGCCGCCGCCCTCTTTGCCATCCTTCTTCCTCGCTCCAGACCGGAGCCGCAGTCCGGGACTCGCGACCAGGTGAAGACTCTTGCTCGACGACCGGTGGTGGCATCGGCGCTGCTGATCACGCTTCTTCTCACGGGTCACTATCTCGCCTACACCTACATCGCCACGTTCCTTCATCACGTCGGCCTCAACCAGGGTGGGATTGCCGCAGCATTCTTCGCCTTCGGTGTGTGCGCGGCCGCCGGCTCCGCACTAGCTGGCATCGCCCACAAGGTCGCGCCGCACCTAGCCTCGGCAGTCGCAGCACTTCTGATTTCTGGCGCACTCGCCCTCATAGGGCTCGGAGTGCAGCCGCAGTCCTCGTCGGCGCTCGCATTCGTGGGAATGGGGGTATGGGGACTCGGCTACGGCGCGTTGGTTCCGCTGATCCAGAGCATCGGGATAACTTCC
It includes:
- a CDS encoding aldose 1-epimerase family protein; its protein translation is MSVFPSGDQFEIRHGEQRATIVQVGGGIRSYTHSGRDVLQPYAAAVMRDGAHGTPLIPWPNRLADGRYTFNGTDYQVALTEPTTHTAIHGFLSWRPWIAIEHEEHRVVMAVRLFPLEGYPFVLDVRIEYTLGPDGLTVTTTARNSGQNTLPYGCGQHPYLSPGAAGQVDDCILQLEATTRITTDPERELPTGTEPVAGTAFDFRAPKKIGDVKIDFAFTGLARDSDARAWVHLTGQDQQTASLWVDHTYSFIELYTADTLEEPRRRKGLGSEPMTCPPNAYATGENLIRLPSGESITTTWGARLSDTSTLGTKSSL
- a CDS encoding MFS transporter, which gives rise to MSGRLPFASLLVLAAGTFVALSTELLPVSLLPRIGHSFGVSEGTAGTLVSVYAIVVTIGSIPLGVALASLSRRWTLAILAAGFAIANVGFAFSTNFVEAVVFRAVGGGVHAAFFGIIFVTAAELSGPARRGVALAIIGLGVTCGLAFGVPLGTALGAVFGWRDIFLVASGLLLIAAALFAILLPRSRPEPQSGTRDQVKTLARRPVVASALLITLLLTGHYLAYTYIATFLHHVGLNQGGIAAAFFAFGVCAAAGSALAGIAHKVAPHLASAVAALLISGALALIGLGVQPQSSSALAFVGMGVWGLGYGALVPLIQSIGITSFVGAERLAPSVINSSFNLAIFAGATIGAAALSIGPPTVVVLAGAVLAALSAALLGRQSRTRHG